One region of Macrobrachium rosenbergii isolate ZJJX-2024 chromosome 20, ASM4041242v1, whole genome shotgun sequence genomic DNA includes:
- the LOC136848937 gene encoding uncharacterized protein, producing the protein MNAVQIILIFGVLCAATLAAPQRDISRDSETVKSALELTPVVLEQFTRIANQGNFRGSSVTMSPEESERNILRLLEASVTTVEESKKRGFDVPDSAKEDLETAKSLIPATFKLFSDLRRISGS; encoded by the exons ATGAACGCGGTACAG ATTATCCTGATCTTCGGAGTTCTTTGCGCAGCTACATTAGCTGCTCCTCAAAGAGACATTTCTCGAGACTCCGAGACTGTCAAATCGGCCCTGGAACTGACCCCGGTCGTCTTGGAACAATTTACCAGGATTGCTAACCAGGGAAATTTCAGAGGCTCTTCGGTCACAATGTCTCCTGAAGAGAGCGAACGAAATATCCTGAGACTCTTGGAGGCTTCCGTGACCACAGTAGAAGAGTCTAAGAAGAGAGGCTTCGATGTCCCAGACTCCGCAAAGGAAGACCTGGAAACTGCCAAGTCCCTTATTCCTGCTACTTTCAAGTTGTTCTCGGACCTCAGGAGAATCAGCGGTTCTTAA
- the LOC136848935 gene encoding uncharacterized protein, with protein MNSLQTVTFLGVLLGLVSAIPQNSGQFASSGNIPRDSETVKEALDLSEAVIQAFADIPNRGDSRSASLQESEDAILRIMEASRKTIEESERRGFQVPSDAKERLDAAAASIPATFRFLQKLREIGGNSGFGSN; from the exons ATGAACAGCTTGCAG ACAGTCACATTCTTGGGAGTTCTCCTTGGCTTGGTGTCAGCCATCCCTCAGAACTCTGGACAATTTGCTAGCAGTGGAAACATCCCTCGAGATTCTGAAACCGTTAAGGAAGCGTTAGACCTGAGTGAAGCGGTAATACAAGCCTTTGCTGACATTCCAAATAGAGGAGACTCCAGATCTGCTTCCTTGCAAGAATCGGAGGACGCCATCCTGCGTATCATGGAAGCCTCAAGGAAAACCATTGAGGAGTCCGAGAGGCGGGGCTTCCAAGTTCCTTCTGACGCAAAGGAGAGATTGGATGCAGCTGCTGCCAGTATTCCAGCTACATTCAGGTTTCTGCAGAAACTCCGTGAAATTGGAGGCAATTCAGGTTTTGGCTCTAACTAA
- the LOC136848936 gene encoding uncharacterized protein: protein MNSLQTIAFLGVLLGLALAIPQNLPQNSGQIASSGGTPQDSKTVKEALDLSAAVIQAFAEIPSREDSRSASSASLQESEDAILRIMESSRRTIEQSERRGYSVPADARERLDAAAASIPATFEFLKKLQGIGANSGSTPN, encoded by the exons ATGAACAGCTTACAG ACAATCGCATTCTTGGGAGTTCTCCTTGGCTTGGCGTTAGCCATCCCACAGAACCTCCCTCAGAACTCCGGACAGATTGCTAGCAGCGGAGGCACCCCCCAGGATTCCAAAACCGTTAAAGAAGCGTTAGACCTGAGTGCAGCAGTAATACAAGCCTTTGCTGAAATTCCGAGTAGAGAAGACTCCAGATCTGCCAGCTCTGCTTCTTTGCAAGAATCAGAGGACGCCATTCTGCGCATCATGGAATCCTCCAGGAGAACAATAGAGCAGTCCGAGAGAAGGGGCTACAGCGTCCCTGCTGATGCAAGGGAGAGGCTGGATGCAGCTGCTGCCAGTATTCCAGCTACGTTTGAGTTTCTGAAGAAACTCCAGGGAATTGGGGCCAACTCAGGTTCTACTCCTAACTGA